A single genomic interval of Shewanella halotolerans harbors:
- the plsX gene encoding phosphate acyltransferase PlsX: MTNLTLALDAMGGDFGPRITVPATLQALRLYPFLHVIMVGDRSQIEPLLSHLESDILSRIELVHTTEVVKMCDRPVHALRNCKQSSMRLAIELVRDKKAQACLSAGNTGALMAISKVLLKTLPGIDRPALVSCLPAVNHKPVYLLDLGANVSCCSETLFQFAVMGSVLCEAVDKNPAPKVALLNVGIEEIKGNDQVQQAGQLLQQSPQLNYAGFIEGDDIYSGNVDVIVCDGFVGNITLKTSEGIARLLVHQLKKGLTQGFFVRLLAKLIAPRINSVLNQMNPDHYNGASLIGLRGIVVKSHGSADESAYLQAISLAVTEAQRRLPKMIEERLESILLDINN; this comes from the coding sequence ATGACTAATCTGACGCTTGCGTTAGATGCGATGGGGGGCGACTTTGGTCCCCGCATCACAGTGCCTGCAACTCTGCAGGCACTTCGCTTATACCCCTTCTTACACGTCATCATGGTGGGGGACAGGTCGCAAATCGAACCTCTGCTAAGCCACCTTGAATCTGACATACTCTCGCGTATTGAACTTGTGCACACCACAGAAGTGGTGAAGATGTGCGATCGCCCCGTGCATGCGCTGCGCAACTGTAAGCAAAGCTCTATGCGTCTGGCAATCGAGCTGGTGCGTGACAAGAAGGCACAGGCCTGTTTAAGCGCGGGTAACACCGGGGCCCTGATGGCCATCTCCAAGGTGTTACTCAAGACGCTTCCCGGCATAGATAGACCGGCCCTGGTAAGCTGCTTACCTGCAGTCAATCATAAACCCGTATATCTGCTGGATCTCGGTGCCAACGTCTCCTGCTGCTCGGAAACCCTGTTTCAGTTTGCGGTGATGGGTTCGGTTCTGTGTGAGGCGGTGGATAAGAATCCTGCCCCTAAGGTGGCCCTGCTTAACGTGGGCATCGAAGAGATCAAGGGTAACGATCAGGTGCAGCAGGCGGGACAATTACTGCAGCAAAGTCCTCAGCTTAATTACGCCGGATTTATTGAAGGCGATGACATCTATTCGGGTAATGTCGACGTCATCGTCTGTGACGGTTTCGTTGGCAACATTACCCTGAAAACCTCAGAGGGGATCGCAAGGCTCCTCGTCCATCAGTTGAAGAAAGGCTTAACTCAAGGCTTTTTTGTACGATTACTGGCCAAGTTAATCGCCCCGCGCATTAATAGTGTTTTAAATCAGATGAACCCCGACCACTATAACGGAGCAAGTCTGATAGGATTGCGCGGAATTGTAGTAAAAAGTCATGGAAGTGCGGATGAATCTGCCTATTTACAAGCAATTAGTTTGGCAGTGACCGAAGCACAACGTCGGCTCCCCAAGATGATCGAAGAGCGTCTTGAGTCGATCCTTTTAGACATAAATAACTGA
- the rpmF gene encoding 50S ribosomal protein L32: protein MAVQQNKKSRSKRGMRRSHDALSTAQLSVDATSGELHRRHNVTADGYYRGQKVINK, encoded by the coding sequence ATGGCTGTACAACAGAATAAAAAATCTCGTTCAAAGCGCGGTATGCGCCGTTCACACGACGCGTTGAGCACTGCTCAACTGTCAGTTGATGCAACGAGTGGTGAACTACACCGTCGTCACAACGTGACTGCAGACGGTTACTACCGTGGTCAAAAGGTTATCAACAAGTAA
- the yceD gene encoding 23S rRNA accumulation protein YceD, giving the protein MQTVKIPVSIDPIRAAASKLSYEGIVPGVQLKRLNELCAGDCSDVAVSLECGVDIQGIVYLKGKAVTELTLICQRCMTLFTTEVTVDFCFSPCGSEAEIDELPDAYDPIECNEIGEIRLHQLIEDELIVAMPLIPMHADESCSKGDQDVVVGEIEPAQEERPNPFAVLEKLKSK; this is encoded by the coding sequence ATGCAAACAGTAAAGATACCGGTTTCAATTGATCCTATACGCGCAGCGGCCAGCAAGCTTTCTTATGAAGGCATTGTACCCGGTGTGCAGCTAAAGCGATTAAATGAGTTATGTGCCGGCGACTGTTCCGATGTGGCAGTGTCGCTTGAATGTGGTGTAGATATACAGGGGATAGTCTACCTGAAAGGGAAGGCTGTGACGGAGCTCACTCTGATATGTCAACGTTGCATGACGCTATTTACCACTGAGGTTACGGTCGACTTTTGTTTTAGCCCTTGCGGGTCTGAGGCAGAAATCGATGAGCTCCCGGATGCGTATGACCCTATTGAGTGCAATGAGATAGGTGAGATTCGTCTGCATCAATTGATTGAAGATGAATTGATAGTAGCTATGCCTTTGATCCCTATGCATGCTGACGAAAGCTGCAGCAAAGGCGATCAAGATGTAGTAGTAGGCGAGATTGAACCCGCTCAAGAGGAGCGTCCAAATCCGTTTGCAGTGTTAGAAAAACTGAAGAGCAAGTAA
- a CDS encoding Maf family protein, translated as MTPAIILASTSVFRQSLLKKLAIAFDTCAPEVDETPIAGESAQQLVTRLALAKAKAGAQGRQSGLIIGSDQVAVVDGEIIGKPLTRANAIAQLERVSGKSITFYTGLALFNVADKTSEVICEPFIVHFRALAAEQIKYYVDTEQPLYCAGSFKSEGLGIALFKRLEGRDPNTLVGLPLIALTQMLLKQGVDILAPAQK; from the coding sequence ATGACCCCGGCTATCATTCTCGCCTCTACCTCGGTATTTCGTCAGTCTTTGCTTAAGAAGCTGGCCATAGCATTCGACACCTGCGCACCAGAGGTCGACGAGACCCCGATTGCGGGCGAGTCGGCTCAGCAACTGGTAACACGCCTGGCATTAGCCAAAGCCAAGGCGGGTGCACAGGGCCGTCAGAGCGGGCTCATCATAGGCTCAGATCAAGTCGCCGTGGTCGATGGCGAGATCATAGGTAAGCCGCTGACTCGTGCCAACGCCATAGCACAACTCGAGCGCGTCTCAGGTAAATCCATCACCTTCTATACCGGCCTTGCGCTGTTTAACGTGGCCGATAAGACGAGCGAGGTGATCTGCGAGCCCTTCATCGTACACTTCAGGGCGCTAGCGGCCGAACAGATCAAATACTATGTCGACACCGAGCAGCCCCTCTACTGCGCAGGCAGCTTCAAATCTGAAGGCCTGGGCATCGCCCTGTTTAAGCGCCTCGAGGGACGGGACCCCAACACTCTGGTTGGCTTGCCTCTTATCGCCCTCACCCAGATGTTGCTTAAGCAAGGGGTGGACATCTTGGCGCCGGCGCAGAAATAA
- a CDS encoding sensor domain-containing diguanylate cyclase produces the protein MTDLEEALALLAAPCIDERFFQRALKALALVTQCRWAAFARPSIHRGKIEVVAFCDVKQTIPGFEFDLMGSPCEAIYQMRYPNTHLLYANDLQQRFPDFQLIKDLGAVSYQAELILDDEGGPIGHILVMDTLPQRENTKSREFFRLLAQRIGIEYKRLLMSRELSVHKEMIASTHHMMSFVGLDYRYHVVSKGYEHLLNCDASQIIGKHASEIHGKAIFETHLKPLLDRSFAGESINTQTRIHPPSVPEPQYLNVHHNPHQDENGRISGVIVSAHNITELHKAKEQSEYLAFHDSLTQLPNRLALFNHFADLLSRLNQSQAELAVLYLDLDDFKLINDNYNHLVGDKVLQKVAEILRKVCPEAEMVARIGGDEFIILHSFDAQDESDKSRALSALCQSLNQMLDEGISHEGDHLRLAASIGCHWVEPDQRDVSALICLADKSMYRNKRRKRLNEPRQ, from the coding sequence ATGACCGATCTCGAAGAAGCGCTTGCCTTGCTCGCCGCCCCCTGTATCGACGAGCGATTTTTCCAGCGAGCCCTAAAAGCACTGGCGCTGGTGACTCAGTGTCGCTGGGCGGCTTTCGCGCGCCCCTCGATTCATCGCGGGAAAATTGAGGTGGTCGCCTTTTGCGACGTGAAACAAACCATTCCCGGGTTTGAATTCGATCTCATGGGCTCCCCCTGTGAAGCCATCTATCAGATGCGCTACCCCAATACCCATCTCTTGTATGCAAATGATCTGCAGCAGCGCTTTCCCGACTTTCAGCTCATCAAAGATCTCGGCGCCGTCAGCTACCAGGCCGAGTTGATCCTGGACGACGAGGGCGGCCCGATTGGGCATATCTTGGTGATGGATACTCTCCCCCAACGGGAAAACACTAAGTCGCGGGAGTTTTTCCGGCTACTCGCCCAGCGGATCGGTATCGAATACAAGCGCCTGCTGATGTCGAGGGAATTGTCGGTGCACAAGGAGATGATCGCATCGACCCACCACATGATGTCCTTCGTCGGCCTCGACTATCGCTATCATGTGGTGTCTAAAGGCTATGAGCACCTGCTTAACTGTGATGCGAGCCAGATCATCGGTAAACATGCCAGCGAGATCCACGGCAAGGCGATATTCGAGACCCACCTTAAGCCACTGCTAGACAGATCCTTCGCAGGCGAGTCGATAAATACACAAACCCGCATCCATCCCCCTTCGGTACCCGAACCACAATACCTCAACGTCCATCACAACCCGCACCAGGATGAAAATGGCCGAATAAGCGGGGTCATAGTCTCGGCCCACAACATTACCGAGCTGCATAAGGCAAAAGAGCAAAGCGAATATCTGGCCTTTCATGACTCGCTGACCCAGCTGCCTAATCGACTGGCGCTGTTTAATCACTTCGCCGACTTGTTGTCTCGCCTAAACCAAAGCCAAGCAGAACTCGCCGTGCTCTATCTGGATCTGGATGATTTCAAGCTGATCAACGACAACTACAACCATCTGGTTGGTGACAAGGTGCTGCAGAAGGTTGCCGAGATCTTAAGGAAGGTATGCCCAGAGGCTGAGATGGTGGCAAGGATCGGCGGCGACGAGTTCATCATATTGCATAGCTTCGATGCTCAGGATGAGAGCGACAAAAGCCGCGCACTCTCCGCGCTCTGCCAAAGCCTGAATCAGATGCTTGACGAAGGCATTAGCCATGAGGGAGATCATCTGAGGCTCGCCGCCAGTATCGGTTGTCACTGGGTCGAGCCGGATCAGAGAGATGTCTCGGCGCTTATCTGTCTGGCGGACAAATCAATGTACCGCAACAAGCGCCGTAAGCGGCTTAATGAGCCTCGCCAGTGA
- a CDS encoding HAD-IA family hydrolase has product MKRYDLVIFDWDGTLMDSVSKIVACMQQTARELSMMVPSEQAIRDIIGLSMDEALNVLHPSACEQTRQNMVSVYRQQYLQLNQTPSPVFDGAEQVLLSLKASGHQLAVATGKARAGLDRVLNETGFHQHFVASRCADEAKSKPHPQMLHELLSMLDVAPEKAVMIGDSVHDLNMASNAGIDGIGVSYGAHSALKLQEANPVAIAEHPLALLALITGEAH; this is encoded by the coding sequence ATGAAACGATACGATCTAGTGATATTCGACTGGGATGGTACCCTGATGGACTCGGTCAGCAAGATAGTGGCCTGCATGCAGCAGACCGCCAGGGAGCTGAGCATGATGGTGCCGAGCGAGCAAGCGATTCGAGACATCATAGGCCTGTCGATGGACGAGGCGTTAAATGTTCTGCATCCCAGTGCCTGCGAGCAGACCCGTCAGAATATGGTTAGTGTGTATCGCCAGCAGTATCTGCAGCTCAATCAAACGCCGAGCCCAGTGTTTGACGGCGCCGAGCAGGTGCTCTTGTCTCTCAAGGCGTCTGGGCATCAACTGGCTGTGGCTACCGGTAAGGCCCGCGCCGGGTTAGATAGGGTACTCAATGAGACAGGTTTCCATCAGCACTTTGTGGCCAGTCGCTGCGCCGATGAGGCCAAGAGTAAGCCTCACCCGCAGATGCTGCATGAGTTGCTCTCAATGCTCGATGTTGCTCCCGAGAAGGCGGTGATGATCGGTGACTCGGTGCACGATCTCAATATGGCGAGCAATGCGGGCATAGATGGCATAGGGGTGAGTTATGGCGCTCATTCGGCGTTGAAGCTGCAAGAAGCCAACCCTGTTGCCATCGCCGAGCATCCGCTGGCGCTGCTAGCACTCATCACTGGCGAGGCTCATTAA